Proteins found in one Terribacillus sp. DMT04 genomic segment:
- a CDS encoding sensor histidine kinase KdpD — MKINEEAVSNSKRGRLTLYIGAAPGVGKTYKMLIDAKQMLEENVDVVIGLIETHGRMETEAQLSGLEQVALQTVHYKGRSYQELHVDAILLRQPKVVLIDELAHTNIPGSKHAKRYQDVTELLDAGIDVLAAVNIQHLESVYDIVQNITNVRVNERVPDLFIQTADEIQLIDTTPETLQKRLREGKIYPAERIEKSLLHYFKLTNLSALRELALREIADEVDEKLERQSGADFKGPIGVHEKILICVQHLNTAERLVRRGYRMANRLRAELYVLHISCSKETDEEKITYIRGLCAKFNAHFLLKITNKRVAHAIVAEAKKYYITQVLLGQSARTRWEEIWKGSIVNTIMRQTRNIDVHVVADQQLNR; from the coding sequence AAAGCAAATGCTGGAAGAAAATGTAGATGTTGTGATTGGTTTAATTGAGACACACGGGAGAATGGAAACGGAAGCCCAATTGTCAGGACTGGAGCAAGTTGCATTACAGACAGTTCATTACAAGGGACGCTCCTATCAAGAATTACATGTAGACGCAATCTTATTGCGTCAGCCGAAAGTGGTTCTGATTGACGAATTGGCACATACGAACATTCCTGGCAGTAAACATGCCAAACGTTATCAAGATGTAACGGAGCTTTTGGATGCAGGCATCGATGTGCTTGCTGCAGTTAATATTCAGCATCTGGAAAGCGTATACGATATCGTACAAAACATTACGAATGTCCGGGTGAATGAACGTGTACCGGATTTATTTATTCAGACAGCAGACGAAATCCAACTGATTGATACAACACCAGAAACATTACAAAAACGATTGAGAGAGGGAAAAATTTATCCGGCCGAGCGTATTGAAAAGAGTTTGCTGCATTATTTTAAGCTGACAAATCTTTCAGCACTGCGTGAGCTGGCGCTTCGGGAAATAGCTGATGAGGTAGATGAGAAACTAGAACGCCAGAGCGGGGCAGACTTTAAAGGTCCAATAGGCGTGCATGAAAAGATTCTAATTTGTGTACAGCATCTGAATACAGCAGAGAGGCTCGTACGACGCGGATACAGAATGGCAAATCGTTTAAGAGCCGAACTCTATGTATTGCATATAAGCTGCAGTAAAGAGACAGATGAAGAGAAAATCACATATATACGCGGACTTTGTGCAAAGTTTAACGCGCATTTTTTATTAAAAATAACCAACAAGCGTGTGGCGCATGCAATAGTAGCAGAAGCAAAAAAATACTACATTACACAGGTATTGCTTGGACAATCAGCTCGGACGAGGTGGGAGGAAATTTGGAAAGGGTCCATTGTGAATACGATTATGCGGCAGACGCGTAACATTGATGTGCATGTTGTTGCAGACCAGCAGTTAAACAGGTAA